A window of the Artemia franciscana chromosome 3, ASM3288406v1, whole genome shotgun sequence genome harbors these coding sequences:
- the LOC136025301 gene encoding uncharacterized protein LOC136025301 isoform X2, with protein sequence MEDLPFSATRREDDIIEPDRERNKQQWYSRKSYFGAVCFNIATYLIPAIYSTLSKLWIAKINADSVATTDAYTYMGVIVEIWNEGLPRASYLVIGDVTLPGNVRLNALHTLIGFQAMGGLILSLLFLILAPHFANTFVPEETVIQSINYIRISSFSTFFNVIDFTLGIGLRALDRPDVPLVISLSKTVANIVLDFLFLSTFRVTESVNVETQAATRLVCDFCGSVAGITYYFTTVKLKPKLKVASLKSLIVPGMYTFAETLLRNGLYLWLVAGIVSLGANYATAWGVFNTIRWGAVMVLTNALYDAACAFTGHQWSVSKPKDDRSCLTWNDVMHITKYSRASAAIALIFEIILAITFSFWLVEPFAYFLSESLEVAALVKMMWISIDWTYILFSISTQLSAILLSTLPVFFFIKSLLGNLLWVLPWSIALSTLSISAEEAWQYYAIIFGGSLVIGFIMQLISLGGWVYFNMKRKQFGKILQRFRISIFD encoded by the exons ATGGAGGATCTCCCGTTCTCGGCAACCAGGCGGGAAGATGATATTATAGAACCTGATAGAGAAAGGAATAAACAACAATGGTACTCTAGAAAATCCTATTTTGGGGCTGTTTGCTTCAACATAGCAACGTATTTAATACCAGCAATTTATTCAACTCTTTCAAAGCTATGGATCGCTAAAATCAATGCTGACAGTGTCGCAACTACTGATGCATATACTTACATGGGTGTTATAGTTGAAATATGGAATGAAGGCTTGCCAAGGGCTTCTTATTTGGTGATAGGTGATGTTACCCTGCCCGGTAATGTCAGGCTTAATGCTTTACATACCCTTATTGGTTTTCAAGCTATGGGTGGTCTTATCCTATCCCtcctatttttgattttagCACCCCATTTTGCAAACACTTTCGTACCAGAGGAAACCGTAATCCAGAGCATCAACTATATTCGTATCAGCTCgttttctacattttttaaTGTGATTGATTTTACTCTTGGGATAGGTCTAAGAGCCCTTGATAGGCCTGATGTGCCACTGGTTATAAGCTTATCAAAGACAGTGGCTAATATTGTGCtagattttctgtttttgtctACGTTTCGAGTGACTGAGTCTGTAAATGTGGAAACCCAGGCTGCAACACGGTTGGTGTGTGACTTCTGTGGTTCTGTAGCTGgtattacttattattttacAACAGTTAAGCTGAAGCCGAAGTTGAAGGTAGCAAGCCTCAAATCATTGATTGTTCCAGGGATGTATACTTTTGCAGAAACGCTTCTAAGGAATGGACTTTACTTGTGGCTAGTTGCTGGGATTGTAAGCCTGGGAGCAAATTATGCTACTGCTTGGGGTGTATTCAACACTATTAGATGGGGTGCTGTGATGGTGTTAACAAATGCTCTCTACGATGCTGCTTGTGCGTTCACAG GTCATCAGTGGTCCGTGTCCAAACCGAAAGATGACAGAAGTTGTTTGACTTGGAATGATGTGATGCATATAACAAAGTATTCAAGGGCATCTGCTGCTATCGCTTTAATCTTTGAAATAATACTTGCAATTACTTTCTCTTTTTGGCTTGTGGAACCATTTGCATATTTTCTTAGCGAGAGTCTTGAGGTTGCAGCTCTTGTCAAAATGATGTGGATATCAATCGACTGgacatatattttattttctatttcaactCAATTAAGTGCCATTCTGCTCTCAACACTGcccgttttcttttttattaagtcATTATTGGGCAACCTCTTATGGGTTCTCCCTTGGTCAATTGCACTTTCAACGCTTTCTATTTCAGCCGAGGAAGCATGGCAGTATTATGCTATTATTTTTGGCGGATCACTAGTCATCGGTTTTATTATGCAGCTTATTAGTTTGGGGGGCTGGGTTTATTTTAACATGAAAAGGAAacagtttggtaaaattcttcAAAGATTTAGAATTAGCATTTTTGATTAG
- the LOC136025301 gene encoding uncharacterized protein LOC136025301 isoform X1 codes for MNCMITMEDLPFSATRREDDIIEPDRERNKQQWYSRKSYFGAVCFNIATYLIPAIYSTLSKLWIAKINADSVATTDAYTYMGVIVEIWNEGLPRASYLVIGDVTLPGNVRLNALHTLIGFQAMGGLILSLLFLILAPHFANTFVPEETVIQSINYIRISSFSTFFNVIDFTLGIGLRALDRPDVPLVISLSKTVANIVLDFLFLSTFRVTESVNVETQAATRLVCDFCGSVAGITYYFTTVKLKPKLKVASLKSLIVPGMYTFAETLLRNGLYLWLVAGIVSLGANYATAWGVFNTIRWGAVMVLTNALYDAACAFTGHQWSVSKPKDDRSCLTWNDVMHITKYSRASAAIALIFEIILAITFSFWLVEPFAYFLSESLEVAALVKMMWISIDWTYILFSISTQLSAILLSTLPVFFFIKSLLGNLLWVLPWSIALSTLSISAEEAWQYYAIIFGGSLVIGFIMQLISLGGWVYFNMKRKQFGKILQRFRISIFD; via the exons ATGAATTGCATG ATAACAATGGAGGATCTCCCGTTCTCGGCAACCAGGCGGGAAGATGATATTATAGAACCTGATAGAGAAAGGAATAAACAACAATGGTACTCTAGAAAATCCTATTTTGGGGCTGTTTGCTTCAACATAGCAACGTATTTAATACCAGCAATTTATTCAACTCTTTCAAAGCTATGGATCGCTAAAATCAATGCTGACAGTGTCGCAACTACTGATGCATATACTTACATGGGTGTTATAGTTGAAATATGGAATGAAGGCTTGCCAAGGGCTTCTTATTTGGTGATAGGTGATGTTACCCTGCCCGGTAATGTCAGGCTTAATGCTTTACATACCCTTATTGGTTTTCAAGCTATGGGTGGTCTTATCCTATCCCtcctatttttgattttagCACCCCATTTTGCAAACACTTTCGTACCAGAGGAAACCGTAATCCAGAGCATCAACTATATTCGTATCAGCTCgttttctacattttttaaTGTGATTGATTTTACTCTTGGGATAGGTCTAAGAGCCCTTGATAGGCCTGATGTGCCACTGGTTATAAGCTTATCAAAGACAGTGGCTAATATTGTGCtagattttctgtttttgtctACGTTTCGAGTGACTGAGTCTGTAAATGTGGAAACCCAGGCTGCAACACGGTTGGTGTGTGACTTCTGTGGTTCTGTAGCTGgtattacttattattttacAACAGTTAAGCTGAAGCCGAAGTTGAAGGTAGCAAGCCTCAAATCATTGATTGTTCCAGGGATGTATACTTTTGCAGAAACGCTTCTAAGGAATGGACTTTACTTGTGGCTAGTTGCTGGGATTGTAAGCCTGGGAGCAAATTATGCTACTGCTTGGGGTGTATTCAACACTATTAGATGGGGTGCTGTGATGGTGTTAACAAATGCTCTCTACGATGCTGCTTGTGCGTTCACAG GTCATCAGTGGTCCGTGTCCAAACCGAAAGATGACAGAAGTTGTTTGACTTGGAATGATGTGATGCATATAACAAAGTATTCAAGGGCATCTGCTGCTATCGCTTTAATCTTTGAAATAATACTTGCAATTACTTTCTCTTTTTGGCTTGTGGAACCATTTGCATATTTTCTTAGCGAGAGTCTTGAGGTTGCAGCTCTTGTCAAAATGATGTGGATATCAATCGACTGgacatatattttattttctatttcaactCAATTAAGTGCCATTCTGCTCTCAACACTGcccgttttcttttttattaagtcATTATTGGGCAACCTCTTATGGGTTCTCCCTTGGTCAATTGCACTTTCAACGCTTTCTATTTCAGCCGAGGAAGCATGGCAGTATTATGCTATTATTTTTGGCGGATCACTAGTCATCGGTTTTATTATGCAGCTTATTAGTTTGGGGGGCTGGGTTTATTTTAACATGAAAAGGAAacagtttggtaaaattcttcAAAGATTTAGAATTAGCATTTTTGATTAG